A region from the Cyprinus carpio isolate SPL01 chromosome A8, ASM1834038v1, whole genome shotgun sequence genome encodes:
- the LOC109060713 gene encoding copine-8-like isoform X4, translated as MNPYQMNAYAMALKAVGEIIQDYDSDKMFPALGFGAKIPPDGRVSHEFPLNGNVDNPYCNGMEGILEAYHESLKTVQLYGPTNFAPVINHVARYAAAVQDGSQYFVLLIITDGVISDMAQTKEAIVNAAKLPMSIIIVGVGQAEFDAMVELDGDDVRISSRGKLAERDIVQFVPFRDYMDRTGNHVLSMARLAKDVLAEIPDQLILYMKSRGIKPNQTPPDYSPPGLSPTPTV; from the exons ATGAACCCCTATCAGATGAACGCATACGCCATGGCATTGAAGGCCGTGGGAGAGATCATTCAGGACTATGACAGCGATAAGATGTTTCCTGCATTGGGCTTCGGAGCCAAAATTCCTCCTGATGGCCGGGTTTCCCATGAATTTCCCCTG aatggTAATGTAGATAACCCATACTGCAATGGGATGGAGGGCATCCTAGAGGCCTACCACGAGAGTCTGAAGACTGTCCAGCTCTACGGACCCACCAATTTTGCTCCTGTCATCAACCATGTAGCAAG atatgctgCAGCAGTTCAAGACGGCTCACAGTACTTTGTGCTTCTCATCATCACAGATGGTGTGATATCAGATATGGCTCAGACTAAAGAAGCCATCGTCAAT GCAGCAAAATTACCTATGTCCATCATTATTGTTGGAGTTGGCCAAGCTGAATTTGATG CCATGGTAGAACTGGACGGTGACGATGTAAGAATATCCTCCAGAGGAAAGCTGGCAGAGAGGGATATTGTACAG TTCGTACCATTCAGAGACTACATGGACAGGACGGGAAACCATGTCCTGAGTATGGCACGGCTTGCCAAGGATGTCCTGGCCGAGATCCCAGATCAGTTAATCTTATATATGAAGTCAAGGGGCATCAAGCCGAACCAGACACCACCAGACTACAGCCCACCTGGGCTCAGCCCAACCCCCACCGTATGA
- the LOC109060713 gene encoding copine-5-like isoform X3, with product MQFCANKLDKKDFFGRSDPFMMFYRSNEDGTFTICHKTEVVKNTLNPVWQPFTIPVRALCNGDYDRSIKVEVYDWDRDGSHDFIGEFTTSYRELSRGQSQFNVYEVVNPKKKLKKRRYINSGTVTLLSFLVEAEHTFLDYIKAGTQIHFTVAIDFTASNGNPSQSTSLHYMNPYQMNAYAMALKAVGEIIQDYDSDKMFPALGFGAKIPPDGRVSHEFPLNGNVDNPYCNGMEGILEAYHESLKTVQLYGPTNFAPVINHVARYAAAVQDGSQYFVLLIITDGVISDMAQTKEAIVNAAKLPMSIIIVGVGQAEFDAMVELDGDDVRISSRGKLAERDIVQFVPFRDYMDRTGNHVLSMARLAKDVLAEIPDQLILYMKSRGIKPNQTPPDYSPPGLSPTPTV from the exons ATGCAGTTCTGTGCCAATAAGCTGGATAAGAAAGACTTCTTTGGCCGCTCTGACCCGTTTATGATGTTCTACAGAAGTAATGAGGATGGAAC gTTCACTATCTGCCATAAAACTGAGGTGGTAAAGAATACGCTGAACCCTGTCTGGCAGCCATTcaccattcctgtcagagcacTGTGCAACGGAGATTATGACAG GTCAATTAAAGTGGAGGTGTACGACTGGGACAGAGATGGCAG TCACGATTTTATCGGAGAGTTCACCACCAGCTACAGAGAGCTGTCTCGCGGCCAGAGTCAGTTCAACGTGTACGAG GTGGTGAATCctaaaaagaaacttaaaaagaGAAGATACATCAACTCTGGCACA GTGACACTGCTTTCATTCTTGGTGGAAGCCGAACACACGTTCCTGGACTACATCAAAGCAGG CACTCAGATCCATTTCACAGTGGCCATTGATTTCACTGCGTCGaatg GGAACCCTTCTCAGTCTACCTCCCTGCATTACATGAACCCCTATCAGATGAACGCATACGCCATGGCATTGAAGGCCGTGGGAGAGATCATTCAGGACTATGACAGCGATAAGATGTTTCCTGCATTGGGCTTCGGAGCCAAAATTCCTCCTGATGGCCGGGTTTCCCATGAATTTCCCCTG aatggTAATGTAGATAACCCATACTGCAATGGGATGGAGGGCATCCTAGAGGCCTACCACGAGAGTCTGAAGACTGTCCAGCTCTACGGACCCACCAATTTTGCTCCTGTCATCAACCATGTAGCAAG atatgctgCAGCAGTTCAAGACGGCTCACAGTACTTTGTGCTTCTCATCATCACAGATGGTGTGATATCAGATATGGCTCAGACTAAAGAAGCCATCGTCAAT GCAGCAAAATTACCTATGTCCATCATTATTGTTGGAGTTGGCCAAGCTGAATTTGATG CCATGGTAGAACTGGACGGTGACGATGTAAGAATATCCTCCAGAGGAAAGCTGGCAGAGAGGGATATTGTACAG TTCGTACCATTCAGAGACTACATGGACAGGACGGGAAACCATGTCCTGAGTATGGCACGGCTTGCCAAGGATGTCCTGGCCGAGATCCCAGATCAGTTAATCTTATATATGAAGTCAAGGGGCATCAAGCCGAACCAGACACCACCAGACTACAGCCCACCTGGGCTCAGCCCAACCCCCACCGTATGA